From Mytilus edulis chromosome 8, xbMytEdul2.2, whole genome shotgun sequence, one genomic window encodes:
- the LOC139483930 gene encoding heat shock 70 kDa protein 12A-like, with product MVIKEVGDKTMKAMLVFAYCIEHIKDQVLHRLKDAIHGLDDNDVHWVVTVPAIWNEQARQFMIEASAKAGIEKENLTLALEPECAAMYCRYLAMDKKEHGDKVEIKAFDENARFMVVDLGGGTIDITISTKRNLQRHRGSMGWKLYQ from the exons ATGGTTATAAAGGAAGTTGGAGATAAAACAATGAAAGCCATGCTGGTTTTTGCATACTGTATAGAACATATCAAAGACCAGGTATTGCATAGATTGAAAGACGCCATACATGGACTAGACGACAACGATGTGCATTGGGTTGTAACTGTTCCAGCAATCTGGAATGAGCAAGCTAGACAATTTATGATTGAAGCATCTGCAAAG GCAGGCATTGAAAAAGAAAACCTGACATTAGCTTTAGAACCAGAATGCGCTGCAATGTATTGCAGATATTTAGCCATGGACAAAAAAGAACATGGGGATAAAGTGGAAATAAAAGCATTTGATGAAAATGCAAGGTTTATGGTGGTTGATTTAGGCG GCGGAACAATTGACATCACAATTTCAACTAAAAGAAATCTACAACGCCACAGGGGGTCCATGGGGTGGAAATTATATCAATGA